GCTGCTGGAAAAACGGCGCGAACAGGAACGTGCGGATGCGTTGCTGCGCGAGATGGCCGGCTGTGAGGCTCTGGTGGCCGAGGCGCGCAACGATATAGCCACGCTGGAAGAAAAGCTGGCATCGGCACGTGAAAAGCAGCGCCTGCTCATGCAGCGCCATGCGCATGCCAGAGTGCGTACGCAGGCTCGGCGTGATGTGAACCGCGCTGTTTCGCTGGACGCCATGCGCCGTTTTGACGAGCTGGAACAGCGGGTCGAGTTTATGGAAGCCGAAGCCGAGATTGAAGTCCCGCAGCGCAAGCCCGACCTTGAGGACCGGTTTGCCCAGCTGGAAGGTGCGGATGAAATAGAGCGTGAACTGGATGCCCTGCGCCGCAAGGTGAATCCTTCCGCGTAAAAAAACGGGCAGGGCGTGCGGGGGCTGGTGGTTGTATGCCGCGCCGTGCTGGGGTAGCATGGCTGGCCTGTATGTTGCCACCCGCTGCCGCGGCTTTGTCTGCCGTTTTTCAGATAACAGGGAGTCTACGTCACCATGTTTCCGCACACTGCTTCTTTTGGCATGTTCTGGTTTATGATACTGCCGCTTATAGCCATAGCCGTTGTACTGGTGCTGCTGCTGCGCCTGCTGCGCGACAGACGCCCCGGTGCCGATGCGGACGCCGCCACGGATGAAGCCCGTATGATTCAGGAATTGTACAGGGGCATGAACCGTATGGA
Above is a window of Oleidesulfovibrio alaskensis DSM 16109 DNA encoding:
- the pspA gene encoding phage shock protein PspA: MGIFSRFKDIVSANMSAMLDKAEDPEKLIRLMIREMEETLVELKANCAGTMAEATRVGRELDVVEKARERWAQRAELAVSRGREDLAREALLEKRREQERADALLREMAGCEALVAEARNDIATLEEKLASAREKQRLLMQRHAHARVRTQARRDVNRAVSLDAMRRFDELEQRVEFMEAEAEIEVPQRKPDLEDRFAQLEGADEIERELDALRRKVNPSA
- the pspB gene encoding envelope stress response membrane protein PspB → MFPHTASFGMFWFMILPLIAIAVVLVLLLRLLRDRRPGADADAATDEARMIQELYRGMNRMEQRVEALETLLLERDARSARREDER